One part of the Sneathia vaginalis genome encodes these proteins:
- a CDS encoding PTS sugar transporter subunit IIA yields MEIKNYLSLDNIVFKIKADKKEDIIKELLENFSKNDDVIEEGKFDVVLNDLYERENLSSTGMQDGIAIPHAKSSGVKKVSMVVAIDKDGKDFASLDEKKSKVFFLVVAPESTKREHLDILSVISKLSFEEEKLEKLINSTDKHEVFEILESL; encoded by the coding sequence ATGGAAATTAAGAATTATTTATCTTTAGATAATATAGTATTTAAAATTAAAGCAGATAAGAAAGAAGATATTATCAAGGAATTATTAGAAAATTTTTCAAAAAATGATGATGTAATAGAAGAAGGTAAATTTGATGTTGTACTAAATGACCTATATGAAAGAGAAAATTTATCATCTACAGGTATGCAAGATGGTATTGCTATACCTCATGCAAAATCAAGTGGTGTAAAAAAAGTTAGCATGGTAGTAGCAATAGATAAAGACGGAAAAGATTTTGCATCATTAGATGAAAAGAAGTCTAAAGTATTTTTCTTAGTTGTCGCTCCAGAATCAACTAAAAGGGAACATTTAGATATTTTATCTGTAATATCAAAATTATCTTTTGAAGAAGAAAAATTAGAAAAATTAATTAATTCAACTGATAAACATGAAGTGTTTGAAATACTAGAAAGTCTTTAA
- the udk gene encoding uridine kinase, with amino-acid sequence MEGRIILAIAGGTGSGKTSVANLIVEDLKKFGTNVSLLEQDSYYKDHPELDYEHRSKLNYDHPDAIDFDLLIKHIKELKEGKDIQKPTYDFTNHRRTDKTELIKSEPIIIVEGILILTLAKMRNLFDMKIFVDTDDDIRLLRRIERDMKERGRSFENIRNQYIETVKPMHLEFVEPTKRYADVIIPRGKSNEVGIKMVTSRLKYLSKK; translated from the coding sequence ATGGAAGGAAGAATTATACTAGCAATAGCAGGAGGAACTGGATCAGGTAAAACAAGTGTAGCAAATTTAATAGTTGAAGATTTAAAAAAATTTGGTACTAATGTTAGCTTATTAGAACAAGATTCATATTACAAAGATCATCCAGAATTGGATTATGAACATAGGTCTAAATTAAATTATGACCATCCAGATGCTATAGATTTTGACTTATTGATTAAGCATATAAAGGAATTAAAAGAAGGAAAAGATATACAAAAACCTACATATGACTTTACTAATCATAGAAGAACAGATAAGACTGAGCTTATAAAATCAGAACCAATAATAATAGTTGAAGGTATACTTATACTTACATTGGCAAAGATGCGTAACCTATTTGATATGAAAATATTTGTTGATACAGATGATGATATACGTTTATTAAGACGTATAGAAAGAGATATGAAGGAACGTGGAAGAAGTTTTGAGAATATACGTAATCAATATATAGAAACTGTAAAACCTATGCATCTTGAGTTTGTTGAACCAACAAAAAGATATGCAGATGTAATAATACCAAGAGGTAAATCTAATGAAGTTGGTATTAAAATGGTAACAAGTAGATTAAAGTATTTAAGTAAAAAATAG
- a CDS encoding HAD family hydrolase: protein MTNVSVVTFDLDGTLVDTLPSIANAFNEILKEYGYEIFSVEKYMDFIGNGFGVAFDRIREVRNIKEDKEEFLSRVRDYYNLNYLKGAKIYEGMDKLLTYLEKKNIVLAVITNKDQITAEKYCNTLLNKWKFKYIFGNPENNAYPPKPYPYGLKMIVKDGYSIDEIIHIGDMIVDYTMAKNMGVRQIHCNYGYEKRNFEFENCVDRADEIIGIIK, encoded by the coding sequence ATGACGAATGTAAGTGTTGTAACGTTTGATTTAGATGGGACTTTAGTTGATACATTACCATCAATAGCAAATGCCTTTAATGAAATATTAAAAGAATATGGTTATGAAATATTTAGTGTAGAAAAGTATATGGACTTTATAGGCAATGGCTTTGGTGTAGCCTTTGATAGAATAAGAGAAGTAAGAAATATAAAGGAAGATAAGGAGGAGTTCTTATCTAGAGTACGTGATTACTATAACCTCAACTACTTAAAAGGTGCTAAAATATATGAGGGTATGGATAAATTACTTACATATTTAGAAAAAAAGAATATAGTTCTTGCTGTGATAACAAATAAGGATCAAATAACAGCCGAAAAATATTGTAATACCTTATTAAATAAATGGAAATTTAAATATATATTTGGAAATCCAGAAAATAATGCATATCCACCTAAACCTTATCCATATGGGCTTAAAATGATAGTAAAAGATGGATATAGTATAGACGAAATTATACATATAGGTGATATGATAGTTGATTATACAATGGCAAAAAATATGGGTGTAAGACAAATACACTGTAATTATGGCTATGAAAAAAGAAACTTTGAGTTTGAAAATTGTGTTGATAGAGCAGATGAGATAATAGGTATAATAAAGTGA
- a CDS encoding HD domain-containing protein yields MIRYCIRKFCDYYIEKIDENLEKEAIKILNDEELRIYFNMDYYDRWHGLLVYSIMKKVTTDRNYLIFSILHDCGKKRASFLLRIIHKLGFVTRLKNHPKIGYDMLEKINKDVAILILHHHDKNTSGMLKVFQDIDDRS; encoded by the coding sequence GTGATAAGATATTGTATTAGAAAATTTTGTGATTACTATATAGAAAAAATAGATGAAAATCTTGAAAAAGAGGCTATTAAGATATTAAATGATGAAGAGCTAAGAATATATTTTAATATGGACTATTATGATAGATGGCATGGTCTATTAGTATACAGTATAATGAAAAAAGTTACGACTGATAGAAATTATTTAATATTTAGTATACTACATGATTGCGGTAAAAAAAGAGCATCATTTTTATTAAGAATAATACATAAGTTAGGTTTTGTAACAAGACTTAAAAATCATCCTAAGATAGGTTATGATATGTTGGAAAAGATTAATAAAGATGTTGCTATTTTAATATTACACCACCATGATAAAAATACTAGTGGGATGCTAAAGGTATTTCAAGATATTGATGATAGGAGTTAA
- a CDS encoding RluA family pseudouridine synthase, which produces MYIVEKGDVGKRIDKYLSEKLNISRNRVALSQVFSNDKLVKPSYKVCENDKITYEIKEDEPIVITKEDKKLDIVYEDEYLAIINKPYNMVVHPCSSFRENTLVNALLSNFKSLSNVDPLRPGIVHRLDKDTSGILIIAKTNACHEKLVQMFKNHEIHKTYLAILKGKLNKDRVEVRTYIGRSKKDRKKMSSNTDNGKLAISIFKLIKENDLYSYVKVEILTGRTHQIRVHAKELNHPILGDHVYGRNDKFNRQQLHAYSVEFIHPFTNEKMKFSVDIPCDMKETLEKVKLC; this is translated from the coding sequence ATGTATATAGTTGAAAAAGGTGATGTGGGTAAAAGAATTGATAAATATTTAAGTGAAAAATTAAATATTTCAAGAAATAGGGTAGCCTTATCACAAGTTTTTTCAAATGATAAATTAGTTAAGCCATCATACAAGGTATGTGAAAATGATAAAATTACATATGAAATAAAGGAAGATGAACCTATTGTCATAACTAAAGAAGACAAGAAGCTTGATATAGTTTATGAAGATGAATATCTTGCTATTATCAATAAGCCATATAATATGGTTGTTCATCCATGCAGTAGTTTTAGAGAAAATACACTAGTAAATGCATTGTTATCCAATTTTAAAAGTTTATCTAATGTAGATCCACTAAGACCAGGGATAGTTCATAGATTAGATAAGGATACTAGTGGCATATTAATAATAGCTAAGACAAATGCTTGTCATGAAAAATTGGTTCAAATGTTTAAAAATCATGAAATACATAAGACATATCTTGCTATACTAAAGGGAAAATTAAATAAGGATAGAGTAGAAGTAAGAACATATATAGGTAGAAGCAAAAAAGATAGAAAAAAGATGAGCTCTAATACTGATAATGGTAAACTTGCAATTAGTATTTTTAAACTAATAAAGGAAAATGACCTATACTCATATGTGAAAGTTGAGATATTAACTGGAAGAACGCATCAAATAAGGGTACACGCTAAAGAATTAAACCACCCCATATTAGGTGATCATGTGTATGGTAGAAATGATAAGTTTAATAGACAGCAATTGCATGCATATAGTGTGGAGTTTATACATCCATTTACAAATGAAAAAATGAAGTTTAGTGTGGATATTCCTTGTGATATGAAAGAAACATTAGAAAAGGTGAAATTATGCTAG
- a CDS encoding ribonuclease HII: MLEYRDVIGVDEAGRGPLFGPVVAACVYILDTDDEIFNKINDSKKLTEKKREQIYKELIVSDKIQYAIGVASSEEIDNINILNATFLAMNRALEKLKITDKKVLVDGNQKIRGCKLEQDFLVKGDSKDLSIATASIIAKVYRDHLLYDYDEKYPLYGFKNHKGYGTKAHYEAIEKYGILKEHRKSFLKKILMK; the protein is encoded by the coding sequence ATGCTAGAGTATAGAGATGTAATAGGTGTAGATGAAGCAGGGCGTGGGCCTTTATTTGGACCAGTTGTTGCTGCTTGTGTATATATATTAGATACTGATGATGAAATTTTTAATAAAATAAATGATTCTAAGAAGTTAACTGAAAAGAAAAGAGAGCAGATATATAAGGAATTGATAGTGTCAGATAAAATACAGTATGCTATAGGTGTTGCAAGTAGTGAAGAAATTGATAATATTAATATATTAAATGCTACTTTTTTAGCAATGAATAGGGCATTAGAAAAGCTTAAGATAACAGATAAAAAAGTTTTAGTTGATGGTAATCAAAAAATAAGAGGATGTAAGTTAGAGCAAGATTTTCTTGTAAAAGGAGATTCTAAAGATTTATCCATTGCCACAGCATCAATAATAGCAAAGGTTTATCGTGACCACTTACTATATGACTATGATGAAAAATATCCCTTATATGGCTTTAAAAATCATAAAGGTTATGGTACAAAAGCACATTATGAAGCTATAGAAAAATATGGGATATTAAAAGAACATAGAAAAAGTTTTTTAAAAAAAATATTAATGAAGTGA
- a CDS encoding ComF family protein, whose protein sequence is MGIFSFLFDKHEYEIGKTKYEQVKKLAHFYSIENVHFSMYYNDYFRDMIYELKYKRKKYVATAIYSIIRSQVEFVVESQKIEYIICVPTSKERIRDRGFDQVELIFEKFNYPFLKIKKIKNTKKMSKLSKSYQKNLNILHSFDVKNLNLSNKTVLIVDDIITTGATVNEIKKCLEKEYKGIKVLFYSIAISRKFIKSLIAKNL, encoded by the coding sequence ATGGGAATATTTAGCTTTTTATTCGATAAACATGAATATGAAATTGGTAAAACCAAGTATGAACAAGTAAAAAAACTCGCACATTTTTATTCTATTGAAAATGTGCATTTTTCTATGTACTATAACGACTATTTTAGAGATATGATATATGAGCTAAAGTATAAAAGAAAAAAATATGTAGCAACAGCTATATATAGTATAATAAGGTCACAAGTTGAATTTGTTGTGGAAAGTCAAAAAATTGAATATATCATATGTGTTCCTACAAGTAAAGAGAGGATAAGAGATAGAGGCTTTGATCAGGTGGAATTAATTTTTGAAAAATTCAATTATCCCTTCTTAAAAATCAAAAAGATAAAAAATACAAAAAAGATGTCTAAATTATCCAAATCATATCAGAAAAATCTAAATATCCTACATAGTTTCGATGTTAAGAATTTAAATTTAAGTAATAAGACGGTATTAATAGTAGATGATATTATAACAACAGGGGCTACTGTTAATGAGATAAAAAAGTGCTTAGAAAAAGAATACAAGGGGATAAAAGTGTTATTCTATTCAATAGCTATTTCAAGAAAATTTATAAAATCTTTAATTGCAAAAAACCTCTGA
- a CDS encoding carboxypeptidase M32, with the protein MDKIYEYIRRDMAFSHAITLLSWDLETEAPVKAIDGISNTMEVLTQLQYENFVNDEFKKMLYDLDEDKLSEIDKKVVKKLKKDVFEKMSKIPKDEYAKYSSLVTKATQKWEIAKNKEDYSLFKDYLQDLIDTNKKFILYRGYKKNPYDVLLDDYETNLTVEKADKFFDLIRKELIPFIKEIRSKDTTKLEDIKKRFYSVKFSIEEQREISKILSNIMGFDYDKGVIKESEHPFTTNMNNKDVRITTHYYLDDVLSSIYSTVHETGHAIYEQQVDDKYNDTGILSGGSTMGIHESQSRIYENVIGKMKEFTDLIYSLLEKYRKLNISKDEFYLLVNEVKNQYYRTEADEVTYPIHVMIRYEIEKYIFSNIDTKINASDLEKMWNDLYEEYLGIRPKNAKEGILQDSHWAGGAFGYFPSYAIASAYASQIYHALEKKVDVKKAIEDKDFKKINDFLREGIHQYGNSKTPEELIKLCTGEEFNPEYYIKYLKSKYERIYK; encoded by the coding sequence ATGGACAAAATTTATGAATATATAAGAAGAGATATGGCATTTAGTCATGCAATAACCTTATTGAGTTGGGATTTAGAAACTGAAGCTCCAGTTAAGGCTATTGATGGTATAAGCAATACAATGGAAGTTTTAACACAATTACAGTATGAAAACTTTGTTAATGATGAATTTAAAAAGATGCTATATGATTTAGATGAGGATAAATTAAGCGAAATTGACAAAAAAGTAGTGAAAAAATTAAAAAAAGATGTATTTGAAAAGATGAGTAAGATACCTAAGGATGAATATGCAAAATACAGTTCACTAGTAACAAAGGCAACTCAAAAATGGGAAATAGCTAAGAATAAAGAAGACTATTCATTATTTAAAGATTATCTTCAAGACTTAATAGACACTAATAAGAAATTCATTCTTTATAGAGGCTACAAAAAAAATCCTTATGATGTTCTATTAGATGACTATGAAACAAATTTAACAGTAGAAAAAGCAGATAAGTTTTTTGATTTAATAAGAAAAGAATTAATACCATTTATTAAGGAAATAAGAAGTAAGGATACAACTAAATTAGAGGATATAAAAAAGAGATTTTACTCTGTTAAATTTAGCATAGAAGAACAAAGAGAAATATCAAAAATATTATCAAACATTATGGGGTTTGACTATGATAAAGGTGTAATAAAAGAAAGTGAACATCCATTTACAACTAATATGAATAATAAGGATGTTAGAATAACAACACACTATTATCTAGATGATGTATTATCAAGTATATATTCTACTGTTCATGAAACAGGTCACGCTATATACGAACAACAAGTAGATGATAAGTACAATGATACTGGTATATTATCTGGTGGTTCAACTATGGGTATACATGAATCACAATCTAGAATTTATGAAAATGTCATAGGTAAAATGAAAGAGTTTACAGATTTAATATATAGCTTATTAGAAAAATATAGAAAGCTTAATATATCAAAGGATGAATTCTATCTTCTAGTTAATGAAGTTAAAAATCAATATTATAGAACAGAAGCTGATGAAGTGACATATCCTATACATGTAATGATTAGATATGAAATAGAAAAATATATATTTTCTAACATAGATACTAAAATCAATGCTAGTGATTTAGAAAAAATGTGGAACGATCTATATGAAGAATATTTAGGTATAAGACCTAAAAATGCAAAAGAAGGAATATTACAAGATTCACATTGGGCAGGAGGAGCATTTGGATATTTTCCATCATATGCAATAGCAAGTGCATATGCATCACAAATCTACCACGCATTAGAAAAGAAAGTAGATGTAAAAAAAGCAATAGAAGACAAAGACTTTAAGAAAATAAATGATTTCTTAAGAGAAGGTATACATCAATATGGAAATTCTAAAACACCAGAAGAATTAATTAAATTATGTACTGGTGAAGAATTTAATCCAGAATACTATATCAAATATTTAAAATCAAAATATGAAAGAATATATAAGTAG
- a CDS encoding M18 family aminopeptidase, producing MEKVKQFALDMMKFIDESPSVYHVVENAKALLEKNGFKELDICSKWNIELGKKYYVKKTNSTILAFTTPNKLDVKKGIKIFASHTDSPSIRIKPKSEVVTNNMLRLNTEVYGGPILSTWFDRPLSIAGRLLTRSQDAFKPKVSYINLSDIVVVIPNLAIHQNRDVNNGHKIDKQKELLPIISLVNDTLEADNYLLKTISKKLNVDIEDILDFDLMLYPLDKGRLMGVNEDMLTSTKLDNLLSVYTGLMGIIESNNDSEKINVFVGFDNEEIGSSTKQGADSNYLAHILERIVYSLGYNRLDYLEILASSFMLSADSGHVAHPSFMEKFDITNQCTMNNGVSIKLSVNQRYTSDGYSMAVLKEIVRDKDIKLQVFVNNSNEIGGTTIGPLSASHLDIEAVDLGVPILSMHSIREMCGTYDVFYLKEIAKEYFNR from the coding sequence ATGGAAAAAGTTAAACAATTTGCACTAGATATGATGAAGTTCATTGACGAAAGCCCTAGTGTTTATCATGTTGTAGAAAATGCAAAAGCCTTATTAGAAAAAAATGGCTTTAAAGAATTAGATATATGTTCCAAATGGAATATAGAATTAGGTAAAAAATATTATGTTAAAAAGACCAATTCAACAATATTAGCTTTTACTACACCAAATAAATTAGATGTAAAAAAAGGTATAAAAATATTTGCATCTCATACAGATAGTCCAAGTATTAGAATTAAGCCTAAAAGTGAAGTAGTAACTAATAATATGTTAAGATTAAATACTGAAGTATATGGAGGGCCTATACTATCAACATGGTTTGATAGACCCTTATCAATAGCAGGAAGACTATTAACAAGAAGTCAAGATGCATTCAAACCAAAAGTATCATACATTAATTTAAGTGATATAGTTGTTGTTATACCTAATTTGGCAATACATCAAAATAGGGATGTTAATAACGGACATAAAATAGACAAGCAAAAAGAATTATTACCCATAATTAGTCTAGTTAATGACACATTAGAAGCTGATAATTACTTATTAAAAACTATATCTAAAAAGTTAAATGTAGATATAGAAGACATATTAGACTTTGACTTAATGCTATATCCATTAGATAAAGGTAGACTTATGGGTGTAAATGAAGATATGTTAACTAGTACAAAGCTAGACAATCTTTTATCAGTATATACAGGTTTAATGGGAATAATAGAATCAAATAATGATTCAGAAAAAATAAATGTATTTGTTGGATTTGATAATGAAGAAATAGGAAGTTCAACAAAACAAGGTGCAGATTCAAATTATCTAGCACATATATTAGAAAGAATAGTATATTCATTAGGGTATAATAGACTAGATTACTTAGAAATATTAGCGTCATCATTTATGCTATCAGCAGATAGTGGACACGTAGCACATCCATCATTTATGGAAAAATTTGATATTACAAATCAATGTACAATGAATAATGGTGTTTCAATAAAGTTAAGTGTTAATCAAAGATATACATCAGATGGATATTCTATGGCAGTATTAAAAGAAATTGTAAGAGATAAGGATATTAAGTTACAAGTATTTGTAAATAATTCTAATGAAATAGGAGGTACTACAATAGGTCCTTTAAGTGCAAGTCACTTAGATATAGAAGCAGTAGATTTAGGAGTGCCTATTTTATCAATGCATTCTATAAGAGAAATGTGTGGAACATATGATGTCTTTTATTTAAAAGAGATTGCAAAAGAATATTTTAATAGATAG
- a CDS encoding ABC transporter ATP-binding protein, with protein sequence MEKDLEIIGISKSFEGDKILNNINLSIRKGEFFSILGPSGCGKTTLLRMIAGFISPDEGEIRVNGERIDVLEPNKRNVNTVFQNYALFPNMTIFDNIAFPLKLKKMKKSEIEKEVNKYLDLVGLKKHKNKYPASLSGGQKQRVSIARALINKPEVLLLDEPLSALDAKLRQRLLIDLDTIHDEVGITFVFVTHDQEEALSVSDRIAVMHNGNVLQVGTPNEIYETPADTFVADFIGETNFIKGKIKEVYDNYAIAESNEIGEFKVELDKNVKVGDMVKLTLRPEKIKVDNKPPKFNEKYKVLQGVIDEVIYTGFQSKLFIKIEGNNRIIKAFDQHREFLEEDELFEWKEKVYFYWNYEDAYLVEVM encoded by the coding sequence TTGGAAAAAGATTTAGAAATAATTGGTATATCAAAGTCTTTTGAAGGAGATAAAATATTAAATAATATAAATTTAAGTATAAGAAAAGGTGAATTTTTCTCTATACTAGGTCCATCTGGTTGCGGTAAAACAACTCTACTTAGAATGATAGCAGGGTTTATTTCACCAGATGAGGGAGAAATTAGGGTTAATGGTGAAAGGATAGATGTATTAGAACCTAATAAGAGAAATGTTAATACGGTATTTCAAAATTATGCATTATTCCCAAATATGACTATATTCGATAATATAGCCTTTCCACTAAAACTTAAGAAAATGAAAAAAAGTGAAATAGAAAAAGAAGTAAATAAGTATTTAGACTTAGTAGGTTTGAAAAAGCATAAAAATAAGTACCCCGCATCATTATCTGGTGGTCAAAAACAAAGAGTTTCTATTGCAAGAGCTTTGATAAATAAGCCAGAAGTTTTATTGTTAGATGAACCACTTTCAGCATTAGATGCAAAATTAAGACAAAGATTATTAATCGATTTAGATACAATACATGATGAAGTAGGTATAACATTTGTGTTTGTAACACATGATCAAGAAGAAGCACTGAGTGTTTCTGATAGAATAGCTGTTATGCACAATGGAAATGTGTTACAAGTAGGAACTCCAAATGAAATTTATGAAACTCCTGCTGATACTTTTGTTGCAGACTTTATAGGAGAAACTAATTTTATTAAAGGTAAAATAAAGGAAGTTTATGATAATTATGCAATAGCTGAGTCAAATGAAATAGGAGAATTTAAGGTAGAACTTGATAAAAATGTTAAAGTAGGAGATATGGTTAAATTAACTTTAAGACCTGAAAAGATTAAAGTGGATAATAAGCCACCTAAATTTAATGAAAAGTATAAGGTATTGCAAGGTGTAATAGATGAAGTAATCTATACAGGGTTTCAAAGTAAGTTGTTTATAAAAATTGAAGGAAATAATAGAATTATTAAAGCCTTTGACCAACATAGAGAATTCTTAGAAGAAGATGAATTATTCGAATGGAAAGAGAAGGTGTATTTCTACTGGAACTATGAAGATGCTTATCTTGTAGAGGTGATGTAG
- a CDS encoding ABC transporter permease encodes MHKKNLKLLYYLPLTIWMSIFFAIPTGIIVYFSFLKKAAYGGIEGYTTFTLKAYRNLLDPQLVKVLIKTLKISVLITVIVIILALPTAYFISRSKYKNLWLLLIIIPFWTNFLVRIFALIGLLGNNGLINKALMWIFKLTSPIPMLYNQRAVVIISVYILMPYAILPLYTSIEKFDFSLIDAARDLGANKYQALLKVFLPGIKGGIITAIVLTFIPAIGSYAVPDIVGGTDGIMLGNIIANKMFVLRDWPSAAAISTIFILITIVAMFINKGGEIDE; translated from the coding sequence ATGCATAAGAAAAATTTAAAATTACTATATTACCTTCCATTAACAATATGGATGAGTATATTTTTTGCAATACCAACAGGTATAATAGTATACTTTAGCTTTCTAAAAAAAGCTGCTTATGGTGGAATAGAAGGTTATACAACATTCACACTAAAAGCATATAGAAATCTATTAGATCCACAATTAGTAAAGGTGTTAATAAAGACCTTAAAAATATCTGTACTTATTACAGTTATAGTAATAATTTTAGCACTACCTACTGCGTACTTTATTTCAAGATCTAAGTATAAGAATTTATGGCTATTATTAATAATAATTCCATTTTGGACTAACTTTTTAGTTAGAATATTTGCGTTAATAGGTCTATTAGGTAATAATGGGTTGATAAATAAAGCATTGATGTGGATATTTAAATTAACTAGTCCTATACCTATGCTATACAATCAAAGAGCAGTAGTGATAATAAGTGTATATATATTGATGCCATATGCAATTTTACCTCTGTATACATCAATTGAAAAATTTGATTTTTCTCTAATAGATGCTGCAAGAGATTTAGGTGCAAATAAGTATCAAGCACTATTAAAAGTATTTTTACCTGGTATAAAAGGCGGTATAATTACAGCAATAGTACTAACATTTATACCTGCAATAGGGTCTTATGCTGTTCCAGATATAGTTGGAGGAACAGATGGTATTATGCTAGGTAATATTATTGCAAATAAGATGTTTGTTCTTCGTGATTGGCCATCAGCTGCAGCAATATCAACAATATTTATACTAATAACAATAGTTGCAATGTTCATAAATAAAGGTGGTGAAATTGATGAATAA
- a CDS encoding ABC transporter permease, producing MNNEKKVISTIFFALVMIFFYLPIVMLVVLSFNESKTYMWTKFSLKWYKDLFLNSPHLWVTFGRSIIIALSSSVASVIIATLGAIGIKWYNFRMKNYVKILSYVPLVLPDLIIGVSLLIFFNINRTIPLGMLTIFIAHTTFNIPFSLFIIMSRLDEFDFSIVEAARDLGATEFQALTKVIIPTMMPGIISAFLMSLTLSLDDFVITSFVTGTNSDTLPIQIYSMLKFGITPTINALSTILIIGTLILSVSSTKLQKYLLN from the coding sequence ATGAATAACGAAAAAAAAGTGATATCAACAATATTTTTTGCACTAGTAATGATATTTTTCTACTTACCCATAGTAATGTTAGTTGTTTTATCATTTAATGAATCAAAAACATATATGTGGACTAAGTTTTCATTAAAATGGTATAAAGATCTATTTTTAAATTCACCACATTTATGGGTAACTTTTGGAAGAAGTATAATAATAGCACTTAGTTCATCAGTGGCATCAGTAATTATTGCAACATTAGGTGCAATAGGTATAAAGTGGTATAACTTTAGAATGAAGAATTATGTTAAAATATTAAGTTATGTTCCATTAGTATTACCTGATTTAATAATAGGGGTATCATTATTAATATTTTTTAACATCAATAGAACAATACCACTTGGGATGTTAACTATATTTATAGCACACACAACATTTAATATACCTTTTTCTTTGTTTATAATAATGTCAAGATTAGATGAATTTGATTTTTCTATTGTTGAGGCAGCAAGAGACTTAGGTGCTACTGAATTTCAAGCATTAACTAAGGTAATAATCCCAACTATGATGCCAGGAATAATATCAGCATTCTTGATGTCATTAACATTATCATTAGATGATTTTGTAATAACAAGCTTTGTTACTGGAACAAATTCAGATACTTTACCTATACAAATATACTCAATGCTTAAATTTGGAATAACACCAACAATAAATGCACTTTCAACAATCTTAATAATTGGCACATTAATTTTATCAGTATCTAGTACAAAACTACAAAAATATTTATTAAATTAA